From Shewanella psychrophila, a single genomic window includes:
- a CDS encoding glycoside hydrolase family 19 protein — protein MKHHQLAISILTSVMAFPLLAVEPVHFTQAEIDAKEAELTDFPLMRAVKSSIATRDNAIVEAVTPLNANNPDNVRRLESVLSEAQFEFLFPVRAAEYTYLGLLQSAAKFPALCGSYTDARDAEAICRKSLATMFAHFAQETGAHDKWMTEPQWRQGLYWVREVGWDETKHGGYNMECNPDIWQGQVWPCGTFDDGSYKSYFGRGAKQLSYNYNYGPFSDAMFGDVTTLLNNPEMVADTWLNLASAVFFFTYPQPPKASMLHVIDGTWQPNARDVQNGLQAGFGITTHIINGGIECGAGSEKPQSLNRIEYYQALAQYMGVPIEANEELGCKDMKPFDTQGAGAMQIYWEQDWSYIPGNPNGGKSYACKLVGYQTRYSAFKGGDYVQCLQHFFPEIVIDDSGTPTDPTDPVNQPPQVLIQGPLEGDAGTVIPLSAAESSDPEGGALSYQWQLPVGGRAPALNLVNLELTLPTPSSSESVSVMLTVTDEAGATAVNSHNVLVKVSGETPPDGASPYQAGYAYVAGDIVSNAGGLYECKPFPYTAWCAGAAWAYEPGVGAAWEDAWIAR, from the coding sequence ATGAAACATCATCAATTAGCCATTTCTATCCTAACATCTGTCATGGCATTTCCCCTGTTAGCTGTCGAACCTGTACATTTCACCCAAGCCGAGATTGACGCTAAAGAAGCGGAGTTGACTGACTTTCCCTTGATGCGGGCGGTTAAGTCATCCATAGCGACCAGAGATAACGCTATCGTCGAGGCTGTTACCCCATTAAACGCTAATAATCCAGACAATGTCAGACGCCTCGAATCTGTATTAAGTGAAGCGCAATTTGAATTTCTGTTTCCGGTTCGAGCAGCCGAATACACTTACCTTGGTTTGTTACAATCCGCGGCTAAGTTTCCAGCTTTATGTGGCTCTTACACCGATGCCCGTGATGCTGAAGCAATATGTCGTAAATCATTAGCGACCATGTTTGCTCATTTTGCCCAAGAAACCGGTGCCCATGATAAGTGGATGACAGAGCCTCAATGGCGACAAGGTTTATATTGGGTGAGGGAAGTTGGTTGGGATGAAACCAAGCATGGTGGTTACAATATGGAATGTAATCCTGATATCTGGCAGGGACAGGTTTGGCCTTGTGGTACCTTTGATGATGGCAGCTACAAGAGCTATTTTGGCCGTGGGGCAAAGCAGCTATCTTATAATTATAACTATGGGCCCTTCTCTGATGCCATGTTTGGTGATGTGACAACACTACTGAATAATCCCGAAATGGTCGCCGATACCTGGTTAAACTTAGCCAGCGCAGTGTTTTTCTTTACCTACCCTCAGCCACCTAAAGCTTCCATGTTGCATGTTATTGATGGTACCTGGCAGCCCAATGCCAGAGATGTGCAAAACGGCTTACAAGCCGGGTTTGGCATCACCACCCATATCATCAACGGTGGAATTGAGTGTGGCGCTGGTAGCGAAAAACCTCAGTCCCTCAACCGTATCGAATACTACCAAGCGCTGGCGCAGTATATGGGAGTGCCCATTGAGGCGAATGAGGAGTTAGGCTGTAAAGATATGAAACCCTTTGACACTCAAGGCGCAGGAGCCATGCAGATATACTGGGAGCAGGACTGGTCCTATATCCCGGGTAATCCCAATGGTGGTAAGAGCTATGCTTGTAAATTGGTTGGTTATCAGACGCGTTATAGTGCATTTAAAGGTGGGGATTATGTACAGTGTCTTCAGCATTTCTTCCCGGAGATAGTGATTGATGACTCGGGTACACCAACGGATCCCACAGATCCGGTCAATCAACCACCGCAAGTACTGATCCAAGGTCCCTTAGAGGGAGATGCTGGCACTGTGATCCCACTCTCGGCTGCTGAGTCTAGTGATCCTGAGGGAGGCGCTTTGAGTTACCAGTGGCAGCTACCTGTTGGCGGCAGGGCTCCGGCACTTAATCTAGTGAACCTTGAGTTGACCTTACCAACACCAAGTAGTAGTGAGAGTGTCTCCGTGATGCTCACGGTGACAGATGAGGCGGGGGCGACTGCTGTTAACTCTCATAATGTCTTGGTTAAGGTTAGTGGCGAGACCCCACCAGATGGAGCAAGCCCTTATCAGGCGGGCTACGCTTATGTTGCGGGGGATATAGTCAGTAATGCTGGTGGTTTATATGAGTGTAAACCTTTCCCCTATACAGCCTGGTGCGCGGGAGCAGCATGGGCCTATGAGCCGGGAGTCGGAGCCGCTTGGGAAGATGCCTGGATAGCCAGATAA